In Hippocampus zosterae strain Florida chromosome 3, ASM2543408v3, whole genome shotgun sequence, a genomic segment contains:
- the fam107b gene encoding protein FAM107B isoform X1: protein MATMFRYPVFPHLQDSRDPGLSLSPVRSVMAEPDFLEGDCDQLIKPKKLINPVKNSRNHQDLHRELLMNQKRGLAPQNKPELQKVMEKRKREQVLKAQKEEQEAHKKRSDLEIELMKRQQKLEQLELEQQKNEEEQENTPEFVKMKSNLRRTKQETDGEERTT from the exons ATGGCAACAATGTTCAGATATCCCGTCTTTCCTCATCTGCAGG ATTCGCGTGACCCTGGTCTGTCGCTGTCTCCAGTGAGGAGTGTCATGGCCGAGCCCGACTTTCTGGAGGGTGACTGCGATCAGCTCATCAAACCAAAGAAGTTGATCAACCCGGTCAAGAATTCCCGCAACCACCAGGACCTGCATAGGGAGCTGCTTATGAACCAGAAGAG GGGCCTGGCTCCTCAGAACAAACCAGAACTCCAGAAGGTTatggagaagaggaagagggagCAAGTCCTCAAGGCTCAGAAGGAAGAGCAGGAGGCACACAAGAAGAGGAGCGACTTGGAGATTGAACTCATGAAAAGACAACAGAAATTGGAGCAG CTGGAGCTGGAGCAACAGAAGaatgaggaggagcaggagaacactcctgaatttgtaaaaatgaaGAGCAACCTGCGCCGGACCAAGCAGGAGACGGACGGCGAGGAGAGAACCACCTAG
- the fam107b gene encoding protein FAM107B isoform X2, with amino-acid sequence MATMFRYPVFPHLQVRSVMAEPDFLEGDCDQLIKPKKLINPVKNSRNHQDLHRELLMNQKRGLAPQNKPELQKVMEKRKREQVLKAQKEEQEAHKKRSDLEIELMKRQQKLEQLELEQQKNEEEQENTPEFVKMKSNLRRTKQETDGEERTT; translated from the exons ATGGCAACAATGTTCAGATATCCCGTCTTTCCTCATCTGCAGG TGAGGAGTGTCATGGCCGAGCCCGACTTTCTGGAGGGTGACTGCGATCAGCTCATCAAACCAAAGAAGTTGATCAACCCGGTCAAGAATTCCCGCAACCACCAGGACCTGCATAGGGAGCTGCTTATGAACCAGAAGAG GGGCCTGGCTCCTCAGAACAAACCAGAACTCCAGAAGGTTatggagaagaggaagagggagCAAGTCCTCAAGGCTCAGAAGGAAGAGCAGGAGGCACACAAGAAGAGGAGCGACTTGGAGATTGAACTCATGAAAAGACAACAGAAATTGGAGCAG CTGGAGCTGGAGCAACAGAAGaatgaggaggagcaggagaacactcctgaatttgtaaaaatgaaGAGCAACCTGCGCCGGACCAAGCAGGAGACGGACGGCGAGGAGAGAACCACCTAG
- the fam107b gene encoding protein FAM107B isoform X3: MAEPDFLEGDCDQLIKPKKLINPVKNSRNHQDLHRELLMNQKRGLAPQNKPELQKVMEKRKREQVLKAQKEEQEAHKKRSDLEIELMKRQQKLEQLELEQQKNEEEQENTPEFVKMKSNLRRTKQETDGEERTT, encoded by the exons ATGGCCGAGCCCGACTTTCTGGAGGGTGACTGCGATCAGCTCATCAAACCAAAGAAGTTGATCAACCCGGTCAAGAATTCCCGCAACCACCAGGACCTGCATAGGGAGCTGCTTATGAACCAGAAGAG GGGCCTGGCTCCTCAGAACAAACCAGAACTCCAGAAGGTTatggagaagaggaagagggagCAAGTCCTCAAGGCTCAGAAGGAAGAGCAGGAGGCACACAAGAAGAGGAGCGACTTGGAGATTGAACTCATGAAAAGACAACAGAAATTGGAGCAG CTGGAGCTGGAGCAACAGAAGaatgaggaggagcaggagaacactcctgaatttgtaaaaatgaaGAGCAACCTGCGCCGGACCAAGCAGGAGACGGACGGCGAGGAGAGAACCACCTAG